One Hypanus sabinus isolate sHypSab1 chromosome X2 unlocalized genomic scaffold, sHypSab1.hap1 SUPER_X2_unloc_1, whole genome shotgun sequence genomic region harbors:
- the LOC132385698 gene encoding gastrula zinc finger protein XlCGF8.2DB-like produces the protein MSFTCLDCGKGFTRSSTLQRHQRVHTGERPFTCSECGKGFSDSSKLVRHYRVHTGERPFTCSECGKGFARSSQLTEHQRVHTGEKPFSCFQCGKGFTQSSHLKVHQRIHTGEKPFSCSECGKGFADSFSLVKHCRIHTGEKPFTCCECGKGFTDSSHLVKHCRIHTGEKPFTCSECGKGFTQSSHLNVHQRIHTGEKPFSCSECGKGFADSYTLVKHNRIHTGEKPFTCCECGKGFTASSHLVKHCRIHTGEKPFTCCECGKGFTASSNLVRHSRIHTGEKPFTCLDCGKGFTRSSGLKVHQRVHTGRCQSPVLIVGMNSLRYLN, from the coding sequence ATgtcgttcacctgcttagactgtgggaagggattcactcgttcatccacactacagagacaccagcgagttcacaccggggagaggccattcacttgctctgaatgtgggaagggattcagtgacTCATCCAAACTTGTGAGAcactaccgagttcacactggggagaggccgttcacttgctctgaatgtgggaaaggatttgctcggtcatctcaactgactgaacatcagcgagttcacactggggagaaaccgttcagctgctTTCAATGTGGCAAGGGGTTCACCCAGTCATCTCAtctgaaagtacatcagcgaattcacactggggagaaaccgttcagctgctctgaatgtgggaagggattcgctgatTCATTCTCCCTTGTGAAGCActgccgaattcacactggggagaagccattcacgtgctgtgaatgtgggaagggattcactgactcatcccaccttgtgaagcactgccgaattcacactggggagaagccattcacatgctctgaatgtgggaagggattcactcagtcgtctCATCTGAatgtacatcagcgaattcacactggggagaaaccgttcagctgctctgaatgtgggaagggattcgctgatTCATACACCCTTGTGAAGCACAACCGaattcacacaggggagaagccattcacatgctgtgaatgtgggaagggattcactgcctcatcccaccttgtgaagcactgccgaattcacactggggagaagccgttcacgtgctgtgaatgtgggaaggggttcactgcATCATCCAACCTGGTGAGGCATagccgaattcacactggggagaaaccgttcacctgcttagattgtggaaagggattcactcggtcatcaggCTTGAAAgtccatcagcgagttcacactgggcgaTGCCAGTCACCTGTTCtgattgtgggaatgaattcGCTCAGATATCTCAACTGA